Genomic DNA from Corynebacterium kroppenstedtii:
CCAACGCGGTAATGATCGCCTGAACTTCGTTGTTCTTCAGAACACGGTCCAACCGCGCCTTCTCCACGTTCAGAATCTTCCCTCGAAGAGGAAGAATGGCTTGGTACATCGAATCACGGCCAGATTTGGCCGAACCGCCAGCGGAATCACCCTCCACGATGTAGAGCTCAGACAGCGTCGGGTCTTTGGATCGGCAATCAGCTAACTTACCTGGTAAACCGCCCAGGTCCGTCGCGGATTTACGGCGAACTAAATCACGAGCCTTGCGGGCCGCCACGCGTGCCTGGGAAGACGATACCGCTTTATTGACAATGATCTTCGCTTCGGCCGGATTTGATTCGAACCAGTGGCTGACATTCTCAAAGACCTGCTTCTGGACAAAGCTCTTGACCTCGGTGTTTCCAAGTTTCGTCTTCGTCTGGCCCTCGAACTGGGGGTCGGCTACGCGGACAGAGATAACGGCCGCGAGACCTTCGCGGCAATCGTCGCCACTCAAGTTAGGTTCTTTGTCCTTGAGCAGTTTGTGCTCCCGCGCATACCTGTTCATTAACGACGTCAGCGCGGCGCGAAACCCTTCCTCGTGGGTTCCGCCTTCAATGGTGTTGATCGTGTTGGCGAAGGTGTGAACACTTTGGGCGTAGCCCGAGTTCCACTGCAGCGCCACTTCGACCTCATGCTCATCACCCTTAGCATCGAAAGTAATAATCGTCGGGTGTATCGCGGTCTTCGTCTTGTTGATGGAGGCAACGTAGTCCTTTAACCCATCAGGGTAATGGAACGTTTCCGTCCGCTCTTTGGGCTTTTTAGCTTTCTGTTCGGCATCAGCAGCCGCCTCTTCGGCGGACTTCGCCGCAGCTGCTTCTTCGACAGTATCGTCGGCATCGTCGGGCGTTTCGATTGCCTGGTTACGCTTATCGGTCAGCGTGATGTACAGGCCCTTATTAAGGAACGCCATCTCCTGAAGGCGCCGAGCAATCGTCTCAAACTTAAACTCGGTTGTTTCGAAAACATTCGGATCCGGCCAGAAGCGGATAGTCGTCCCTGT
This window encodes:
- the gyrB gene encoding DNA topoisomerase (ATP-hydrolyzing) subunit B — encoded protein: MAENAAENNTRHDYDASSITILEGLEAVRKRPGMYIGSTGERGLHHLVWEVVDNSVDEAMAGYATHVDVTIMKDGGIEVVDDGRGIPVSMHPSGAPTVQVVMTQLHAGGKFDNDSYAVSGGLHGVGISVVNALSTRVEAEIKRDGYRWYQNFADAIPDELVQGKKARGTGTTIRFWPDPNVFETTEFKFETIARRLQEMAFLNKGLYITLTDKRNQAIETPDDADDTVEEAAAAKSAEEAAADAEQKAKKPKERTETFHYPDGLKDYVASINKTKTAIHPTIITFDAKGDEHEVEVALQWNSGYAQSVHTFANTINTIEGGTHEEGFRAALTSLMNRYAREHKLLKDKEPNLSGDDCREGLAAVISVRVADPQFEGQTKTKLGNTEVKSFVQKQVFENVSHWFESNPAEAKIIVNKAVSSSQARVAARKARDLVRRKSATDLGGLPGKLADCRSKDPTLSELYIVEGDSAGGSAKSGRDSMYQAILPLRGKILNVEKARLDRVLKNNEVQAIITALGTGIHDEFHIKKLRYHKIILMADADVDGSHIATLLLTLLFRFMRPLVEEGHVYLAQPPLYKLKWGKGAPGFAYSDAERDELLAEGLEQGRKINKDDGIQRYKGLGEMNPKELWETTMDPSIRILRQVQLEDAAKSDEIFSVLMGDDVIARRSFITRNAKDVRFLDI